A DNA window from Candidatus Protochlamydia naegleriophila contains the following coding sequences:
- a CDS encoding MBL fold metallo-hydrolase, with protein sequence MFIQAFPSGPFSTNAYVVACPITKEAIIVDPAPESAQPIQNSIHHHHLTCKAILLTHSHWDHIADVHSLKEFYSIPVYIHPLDAPNLEKPGSDGLPYWISIRGVTPDVFIQEETPISVGDLTFQVIHTPGHSPGSVCFYEAKTATLIAGDTLFKGTIGNLSFPTSQPPLMWSSLDKLAKLPPETKVYPGHGPSTTIGAESWLPNAKQLFE encoded by the coding sequence ATGTTTATTCAAGCTTTTCCATCAGGTCCATTTTCTACCAACGCTTATGTAGTTGCTTGTCCGATTACCAAGGAAGCAATCATAGTTGATCCTGCGCCAGAATCGGCCCAACCAATACAAAACTCCATTCACCACCACCACCTTACTTGCAAGGCAATTTTATTGACCCATTCTCATTGGGATCACATTGCTGACGTCCACTCTCTTAAAGAGTTTTACTCCATCCCCGTTTACATTCATCCCCTAGATGCTCCCAATTTAGAAAAGCCAGGTAGCGACGGACTTCCCTACTGGATTTCAATCAGAGGAGTAACACCTGATGTCTTCATCCAAGAGGAAACTCCCATCTCTGTCGGGGATTTAACTTTTCAAGTCATTCATACACCCGGGCATTCTCCTGGAAGCGTCTGCTTCTATGAAGCCAAAACAGCCACATTAATCGCTGGCGATACGTTATTCAAGGGAACCATCGGCAATCTCTCTTTTCCAACGAGCCAACCCCCTCTCATGTGGTCATCGCTCGATAAGCTAGCCAAACTCCCCCCAGAAACAAAGGTCTATCCTGGCCATGGACCAAGCACGACCATCGGAGCCGAATCGTGGTTGCCGAACGCCAAGCAATTATTTGAATAA
- a CDS encoding peroxiredoxin, which yields MGVLVGKPAPDFKAKAVVNGQIVSDFSLLHFKGQNIVLFFYPLDFTFVCPTELHAFQERLEEFEKRNAQVIGCSIDSCYTHLAWLNTPKNKGGIEGVDYPLISDINKTIAKDYDVLMHQEGIAYRGLFLIDKEGIVRHQVVNDLPLGRSVDEAIRILDALLYFENHGEVCPANWQQGQKAFKPSYEGLEDYFATVPVQRSHQ from the coding sequence ATGGGAGTTTTAGTAGGTAAGCCAGCACCTGATTTTAAAGCCAAAGCCGTTGTCAATGGACAAATCGTAAGCGATTTCTCTCTCTTGCACTTTAAAGGGCAGAATATTGTTCTTTTCTTTTATCCTTTAGACTTTACTTTTGTATGCCCAACAGAACTCCACGCCTTCCAAGAGAGGCTCGAAGAGTTTGAAAAAAGAAACGCCCAAGTCATCGGCTGCTCAATCGACAGCTGCTATACTCACTTAGCGTGGCTCAATACCCCTAAAAATAAAGGTGGTATCGAAGGAGTCGACTATCCGCTCATTTCCGATATCAACAAAACGATTGCCAAAGACTACGACGTCTTAATGCATCAAGAAGGCATAGCCTATCGCGGCCTCTTTTTAATCGACAAAGAAGGAATCGTACGCCATCAGGTCGTCAACGATCTCCCACTCGGTCGCTCGGTCGACGAAGCGATCCGCATTTTGGATGCTCTTCTTTACTTTGAAAATCATGGAGAGGTATGCCCCGCCAACTGGCAACAGGGTCAAAAAGCCTTTAAGCCTTCTTATGAAGGACTCGAAGACTATTTTGCAACCGTACCTGTTCAGCGCAGCCACCAATAA
- a CDS encoding phosphatidylserine decarboxylase, producing the protein MADIVYIDRLTGQKQVEKVYKGKAIRLLYGNRWISHLLRPSLLPLLAKWPWFSSLYGALQKRRSSAKKIAPFVKAFDIDTAEFLLPISHFQSFNDFFIRRLKPEARPITPGASVAVMPADGRYYFYQDIDAVDGFIVKGKKFCLGALLGDKNLAKEYEGGGMTIVRLCPSDYHRFHFPCDCIPGQSHLINGWLYSVNPLAIKNNLDIFTQNKRTLCELQTSHFGKVLYLEIGATNVGSIRQTYEPFKEQAKGAEKGYFEFGGSSLILLFAKGAIQFDQDLLEATEAGLEMRCLMGQQMGVATLAAHSPG; encoded by the coding sequence ATGGCAGACATTGTTTATATTGATCGTTTAACCGGTCAAAAACAGGTAGAAAAGGTGTATAAAGGGAAGGCTATTCGCCTCTTGTACGGAAATCGTTGGATTAGTCATCTGCTGCGTCCTTCCCTGCTGCCTCTCCTAGCTAAGTGGCCTTGGTTTTCTTCTCTTTATGGGGCCTTACAAAAAAGGCGGTCCAGCGCCAAAAAAATCGCTCCTTTTGTGAAAGCTTTCGATATTGACACGGCTGAGTTTCTCTTGCCAATTTCCCACTTTCAATCCTTTAACGATTTTTTTATTCGTCGGCTCAAGCCAGAGGCGAGGCCGATCACTCCAGGAGCATCTGTAGCCGTGATGCCGGCCGATGGACGTTATTATTTCTATCAAGATATCGATGCGGTTGATGGATTCATCGTCAAAGGAAAAAAATTCTGCTTGGGCGCCTTGCTTGGGGATAAGAATCTGGCTAAAGAATATGAAGGGGGGGGCATGACGATCGTTCGCCTGTGCCCGTCTGATTATCACCGCTTTCACTTCCCATGTGATTGCATTCCAGGTCAATCCCATTTAATCAATGGATGGCTTTATTCGGTCAATCCTCTGGCCATAAAAAATAACCTCGATATCTTTACGCAAAATAAGCGTACGCTCTGTGAATTGCAAACCAGTCACTTTGGCAAGGTATTGTATTTGGAGATTGGAGCCACAAATGTGGGAAGTATTCGGCAAACATATGAGCCCTTTAAAGAGCAGGCAAAAGGGGCTGAAAAAGGCTATTTTGAATTTGGGGGCTCTTCTTTGATTCTCCTGTTTGCAAAAGGCGCGATTCAATTCGATCAAGACCTTTTAGAGGCGACGGAGGCCGGTTTGGAAATGCGTTGTCTGATGGGGCAGCAGATGGGAGTTGCTACTTTGGCAGCACATTCTCCCGGTTAA
- the mnmE gene encoding tRNA uridine-5-carboxymethylaminomethyl(34) synthesis GTPase MnmE, translating into MEFIHQPYFPGETIAAIATPPGEGGVAIIRISGDDALAVAARIFSGPILTYRSHTAHFGHIYNAQGEHVDDVLVLVMLGKRSYTGENTVEIHCHGGGLITRRVLEVVLNAGARAALPGEFTFKAFMNGKMDLAQAEAVQELICAKNEKALDAAEGQLKGSLSTRVLAFQHTLTQIAAILEAWVDFPEEGLEFATMEELNEDLEQVATSMEKLVKTFHDGKILHDGLSLCLVGCPNVGKSSLMNALLDKDRAIVSPIPGTTRDVLEDHLRLNGLHIKLSDTAGIREAHESIEQEGIRRSKQAMQQADLILLVLDAHKGLEEEDLQLLAQVPQKKTIVVWNKMDLSHPALPKLDVPYLVHLSAKEREGLDQLHAAIDTIIWSNGPPSKEEILITNIRHKEALVESIEAIRRVQEGLRLDVSPEFLTLDMRQSLGELGKIIGTNISEDILSAIFSKFCIGK; encoded by the coding sequence ATGGAATTCATTCACCAACCTTACTTTCCAGGAGAAACCATCGCCGCCATTGCTACCCCTCCGGGAGAGGGAGGAGTCGCGATCATACGCATCTCGGGTGACGATGCACTAGCAGTAGCTGCCCGCATTTTCTCTGGCCCTATTCTCACCTACCGCTCCCATACAGCGCATTTCGGACACATCTACAATGCGCAAGGGGAACATGTAGATGATGTATTGGTCTTGGTAATGCTTGGCAAACGCTCGTATACGGGTGAAAATACGGTCGAAATTCACTGCCACGGCGGCGGCCTCATTACGAGGCGAGTGCTGGAAGTCGTTCTGAACGCCGGTGCACGCGCCGCACTTCCTGGAGAATTTACCTTCAAGGCCTTCATGAACGGTAAAATGGACTTGGCTCAAGCGGAAGCTGTGCAAGAGTTGATCTGCGCCAAAAATGAAAAAGCTCTAGATGCAGCTGAAGGGCAATTAAAAGGTTCTTTATCGACGCGCGTGCTTGCCTTCCAGCACACCCTCACCCAAATTGCTGCCATCCTGGAGGCCTGGGTCGACTTTCCGGAAGAGGGGCTCGAATTTGCGACAATGGAAGAGTTGAATGAAGACCTAGAGCAGGTTGCAACCTCCATGGAAAAGCTCGTCAAGACCTTCCATGATGGGAAAATTTTACATGATGGTTTATCGCTTTGCCTGGTTGGCTGCCCAAACGTTGGTAAATCATCCTTGATGAATGCCTTGCTGGACAAAGACCGTGCCATCGTCTCCCCCATTCCAGGAACGACGCGCGACGTCTTAGAGGATCATCTGCGCTTGAATGGCCTGCACATCAAATTGAGCGATACGGCAGGCATCCGCGAAGCACACGAAAGCATTGAACAAGAGGGAATCAGGCGGTCCAAGCAGGCCATGCAACAGGCAGACTTGATCCTCCTCGTCTTGGATGCTCATAAAGGCTTAGAAGAAGAAGATCTACAGCTTCTAGCGCAAGTTCCTCAAAAGAAAACAATTGTCGTCTGGAATAAGATGGATCTCTCTCACCCAGCACTTCCCAAGCTAGATGTTCCTTATCTCGTTCACTTATCAGCCAAAGAGAGGGAAGGATTAGATCAGCTCCATGCGGCTATCGATACCATTATTTGGAGTAATGGCCCTCCATCTAAAGAGGAGATTTTAATCACCAATATCCGGCATAAAGAGGCCTTAGTAGAATCGATCGAAGCCATCAGACGCGTGCAAGAAGGCTTGCGCCTGGACGTATCGCCAGAATTTTTAACACTGGATATGCGCCAATCTTTAGGCGAGCTAGGCAAGATCATTGGAACGAATATTTCTGAAGATATTTTATCAGCCATCTTTTCTAAATTTTGTATCGGCAAATGA
- the nth gene encoding endonuclease III, with product MTKQATAKKIQKILNEIYPEPPIPLQHRDSYTLLIAVLLSAHCTDARVNKVTPVLFAKASTPEEMVKLSVEEIENIIRTCGLGPRKSKAIWELSHILINEHQGKVPDSFEALEALPGVGHKTASVVMSHAFNKAAFPVDTHIHRCAKRWGLSNGKNVKQTEKDLKELFPKKDWNRLHLQIIYFGREYCQARNHTPSLCPICSWASNS from the coding sequence ATGACAAAGCAAGCAACCGCCAAGAAAATTCAAAAAATCTTGAATGAGATTTACCCCGAGCCTCCCATTCCCTTGCAGCATCGCGATAGCTATACGCTTCTGATAGCCGTCCTTCTATCTGCCCATTGCACAGATGCGCGCGTGAATAAGGTGACGCCAGTCCTCTTTGCCAAGGCCTCCACTCCCGAGGAAATGGTCAAATTGTCAGTCGAGGAAATTGAAAATATTATCCGCACCTGCGGACTCGGGCCTCGCAAGTCCAAAGCCATTTGGGAGCTCTCTCACATCCTCATCAATGAGCATCAGGGAAAGGTACCGGATAGTTTTGAAGCCTTAGAAGCACTTCCAGGAGTTGGGCATAAAACGGCATCGGTCGTTATGTCGCATGCGTTTAACAAGGCCGCCTTTCCAGTCGACACCCACATTCACAGATGCGCTAAAAGATGGGGATTGAGCAATGGCAAGAACGTAAAACAGACGGAAAAGGATCTCAAAGAGCTTTTCCCTAAAAAGGATTGGAATCGACTCCACCTCCAAATCATCTATTTTGGGCGTGAATACTGCCAAGCACGCAATCACACCCCCTCTCTCTGTCCCATTTGCTCGTGGGCTTCGAACAGTTAG
- the ruvA gene encoding Holliday junction branch migration protein RuvA, producing the protein MFAYLKGILVSANPSQAVVDVQGVGYLLFIPCRLLGQLPQSGEPVQFYTSFVVREFSQALYGFLSTQERDIFEVLMNVTGIGPKMALSLIGHLAFSELQLAVMRQDLPTLCRVPGVGKKTAERLIVELKDKLPSIVSMDVADQAAAWTSDPKSQSVQDAMMALINLGYNQTTAQKAIKQGIKEMPGEIDLATLITVALKHV; encoded by the coding sequence ATGTTTGCTTATCTCAAAGGAATTCTAGTTTCTGCTAATCCTTCCCAGGCTGTTGTGGATGTTCAGGGTGTCGGATATCTTCTTTTCATTCCTTGTCGCTTGCTTGGACAGCTGCCGCAGAGTGGCGAGCCGGTTCAATTTTATACTTCTTTTGTTGTGCGGGAGTTTTCACAAGCGCTTTATGGATTTTTGAGTACCCAGGAGCGCGATATTTTCGAAGTTTTGATGAATGTGACAGGGATTGGGCCTAAAATGGCTTTGAGCCTGATTGGCCATCTGGCTTTTTCTGAATTGCAGCTGGCCGTCATGCGTCAGGATCTTCCTACACTGTGCCGTGTACCAGGTGTCGGCAAAAAGACGGCTGAGCGCCTCATCGTCGAATTAAAAGACAAGCTGCCTTCTATCGTTTCGATGGACGTTGCCGATCAAGCGGCAGCATGGACATCAGACCCTAAATCTCAGTCTGTACAAGATGCCATGATGGCCCTCATCAATTTAGGCTACAATCAAACGACCGCGCAAAAAGCCATTAAGCAAGGGATCAAGGAAATGCCTGGCGAAATAGACCTTGCAACTTTGATTACTGTGGCTTTAAAGCACGTCTAA
- the ruvC gene encoding crossover junction endodeoxyribonuclease RuvC, with product MSHRSTPVILGIDPGTRVTGYGVIRIEGHHYLPVDYGCIRPPANYKLSDRYLVIFEGIEQLVELHQPTALVIETQFVQKNVQSAIKLGMARGVAIIAGKKRGIPVFEYAPTQAKLAVVGTGRASKYQVQGMVQRLLNLSQPPEPEDAADALALAICHAQVPAFKLIENEI from the coding sequence ATGAGCCATCGATCAACACCGGTTATTTTAGGGATCGACCCCGGAACGAGAGTTACTGGCTATGGGGTGATTCGGATTGAAGGGCATCATTACCTCCCTGTCGATTATGGCTGCATTCGCCCTCCTGCCAATTACAAGTTATCAGATCGTTACTTAGTCATTTTTGAGGGGATCGAGCAGCTGGTTGAGCTCCATCAGCCAACGGCTTTAGTCATTGAGACCCAGTTTGTGCAAAAAAATGTCCAGAGTGCGATCAAGCTTGGAATGGCAAGGGGAGTGGCCATCATTGCTGGAAAAAAGCGCGGTATTCCCGTTTTTGAGTATGCCCCGACGCAGGCTAAATTGGCCGTCGTCGGTACTGGACGGGCGAGCAAATATCAGGTTCAGGGGATGGTTCAACGCTTGCTTAATTTGTCGCAACCTCCAGAGCCAGAAGATGCGGCCGATGCTTTGGCTTTAGCTATTTGTCATGCCCAGGTGCCTGCTTTTAAGTTAATCGAAAATGAGATTTAA